Proteins found in one Pieris napi chromosome 6, ilPieNapi1.2, whole genome shotgun sequence genomic segment:
- the LOC125050114 gene encoding myrosinase 1-like, with amino-acid sequence MYWLVVWTILVTWCEAASKFPAGFQFGSATSAYQVEGAWNASDKSPSIWDVFVHEHPSAIADHTNGDVACDSYHLWKEDIALARSLGLNFYRFSISWPRLLPEGFSNNVSKDGTTYYNNLINGLLGVGIEPVVTLYHWDLPQNLQDLGGWTNNEIVNWFEEYARVAFTLFGDRVKTWVTVNEPSNFCDMGYDSELLVSRVDVTRIGRYLCAKNVLLSHAKAYRLYDKEFRDKYKGQVGLTNQYVWYEPKTPGQEQNAQLAREFGQLYTFPIFSDIGGWPPNIESIIAKNSRAANFSRSRLPAFTEEEINLVKGSADFCGVNYYSSRLVEEANEHILFQLGEENKELGLGYSYDSTWLPRYDWLVSYPPGIRRVMKSLTERYGNIEIKILENGFGTSDPSLNDTMRVQYIRDHLEQVLLSIREDGVNVTAYTVWALIDNFEWVSGYESRFGIVHVDYNDPTLKRTPRASAYYYADVIKKREV; translated from the exons ATGTATTGGTTAGTTGTCTG GACCATATTGGTCACGTGGTGCGAGGCAGCCTCAAAATTCCCAGCTGGGTTTCAATTTGGATCAGCCACATCCGCTTATCAGGTGGAGGGAGCTTGGAACGCGAGTG ATAAATCTCCAAGTATCTGGGATGTTTTCGTCCATGAACACCCATCTGCTATCGCGGACCATACTAATGGAGATGTGGCTTGCGACTCCTACCATTTATGGAAGGAGGATATCGCTTTGGCCCGGTCTTTGGGGCTCAACTTTTATCG CTTCTCAATATCATGGCCCCGACTCCTGCCCGAGGGTTTTTCTAATAACGTGAGTAAAGATGGAACAACATATTACAACAATCTTATCAACGGTCTGCTTGGCGTTGGAATCGAGCCTGTTGTCACCCTCTACCACTGGGATTTGCCGCAAAATCTTCAAGATTTAG GAGGCTGGACCAACAATGAGATAGTGAATTGGTTTGAAGAGTATGCCCGTGTGGCGTTCACGCTTTTTGGAGATCGGGTTAAGACCTGGGTTACAGTAAATGAACCGTCGAACTTCTGTGATATGGGGTATGACAGCGAGCTACTAGTTTCTAGGGTAGACGTCACTAGGATTGGACGGTACCTATGCgctaaaaatgttttactgaGTCATGCGAAGGCATACAGACTGTATGATAAGGAGTTCAGAGATAAATATAAag GGCAAGTTGGTTTGACAAACCAGTACGTTTGGTATGAGCCAAAGACTCCCGGCCAGGAACAAAATGCGCAGCTTGCACGGGAATTTGGC CAATTATACACCTTTCCGATATTCTCCGACATCGGTGGATGGCCCCCCAATATCGAGTCTATTATAGCCAAAAATAGTAGAGCTGCAAATTTCTCAAGATCTAGGCTTCCTGCCTTCACTGAAGAAGAAATAAATCTAGTTAAAG GTTCAGCTGACTTCTGTGGTGTTAACTACTATAGCTCCCGACTCGTTGAAGAAGCGAATGAACATATTCTCTTCCAGCTAGGGGAAGAAAACAAGGAGCTTGGCCTAGGTTACTCATATGATTCCACTTGGCTACCGCGTTACGATTGGCTTGTG AGCTATCCCCCTGGAATCCGTCGAGTTATGAAGTCATTGACAGAGCgttatgggaatatagaaataaaaatccttGAGAATGGTTTTGGGACGTCTGATCCTTCACTCAATGACACCATGAGGGTGCAGTATATTAGGGATCACTTGGAGcag GTTCTCCTGTCTATAAGAGAAGATGGCGTAAATGTCACGGCTTACACTGTGTGGGCTCTTATTGATAACTTTGAGTGGGTCAGTGGATATGA GTCTAGATTTGGCATCGTCCACGTTGATTATAACGACCCGACACTCAAGCGCACGCCTAGAGCCTCCGCGTACTATTATGCAGATGTAATAAAGAAAAGAGAAGTTTGA